A window of the Loxodonta africana isolate mLoxAfr1 chromosome 3, mLoxAfr1.hap2, whole genome shotgun sequence genome harbors these coding sequences:
- the POLR3GL gene encoding DNA-directed RNA polymerase III subunit RPC7-like, whose protein sequence is MASRGGGRGRGRGQLTFNVEAVGIGKGDALPPPTLQPSPLFPPLEFYPVPLPSGEEGEYVLALKQELRGAMRQLPYFIRPAVPKRDVERYSDKYQMSGPVDNAIDWNPDWRRLPRELKIRVRKLQKERTTILLPKRPPKAPEDKEETIQKLETLEKKEEEVTSEEDEEKEEEEEKEEEEEEEYDEEEHEEETDYIMSYFDNGEDFGGDSDDNMDEAIY, encoded by the exons atgGCCAGCCGGGGTGGGGGCCGGGGTCGTGGCCGGGGCCAGTTGACTTTCAACGTGGAGGCCGTGGGCATTGGGAAGGGAGATGCTTTGCCTCCACCCACCCTGCAGCCTTCTCCACTCTTCCCT CCCTTGGAGTTCTACCCAGTGCCTCTGCCCTCTGGAGAGGAAGGGGAATACGTCCTGGCACTGAAGCAGGAGCTACGAGGGGCCATGAGGCAGCTCCCCTACTTCATCCGGCCAGCTGTCCCCAAGAGAG ATGTGGAGCGTTACTCAGACAAATACCAGATGTCAGGGCCAGTTGACAATGCCATCGATTGGAACCCTG ACTGGAGACGTCTACCCCGGGAGCTAAAGATCCGGGTGCGGAAGCTGCAGAAGGAGC GGACCACCATCCTACTTCCCAAGAGGCCCCCTAAAGCTCCAGAAGATAAGGAGGAAACAATACAGAAACTGGAG ACCCtggagaagaaggaggaagaagtgACTTCAGAGGAAGAtgaggagaaagaagaagaagaagagaaggaagaggaagaagaagaggagtacgatgaagaagaacatgaagaG GAAACTGATTACATCATGTCATATTTTGACAATGGAGAAGATTTTGGGGGTGACAGTGatgacaacatggatgaagctaTATACTGA
- the ANKRD34A gene encoding ankyrin repeat domain-containing protein 34A, which translates to MLHTEGHALLRAVGQGKLRLARLLLEGGAYVNEGDAQGETALMAACRARYDDPQNKARMVRYLLEQGADPNIADRLGRTALMHACAGGGGAAVASLLLAHGADPSVRDHAGASALVHALDRGDRETLATLLDACKAKGTEVIIITTDTSPSGTKKTRQYLNSPPSPGVEEPAAVALSPGACTSPSEIQLQTAGGGGRGLLSPRAQEEEEKRDVFEFPLPKPPDDPSPSEPLPKPPRHPPKPLKRLNSEPWGLVAPPQPVPPAEGRPGVERLTAEFNGLTLTGRPRLSRRHSTEGPEDPPPWAEKVTGGWALSRRNTAPEAQESGAPSGLRQKLSRMEPVELDTPGHLCPDSPESSRLSLERRRYSASPLTLPPAGSAPSPRQSQESLPGAVSPLSGRRRSPGLLERRGSGTLLLDHIAQTRPGFLPPLNVSPHPPIPDIRPQPGGRAPSLPAPPQAGAPGSPRTKRKLVRRHSMQTEQIRLLGGFQSLGGPGEPGR; encoded by the coding sequence ATGCTGCACACGGAGGGCCACGCTCTTCTTCGGGCCGTGGGTCAGGGTAAGCTACGCTTGGCCCGTTTGCTTCTGGAGGGGGGCGCCTACGTGAATGAGGGTGATGCCCAGGGGGAGACTGCACTAATGGCGGCCTGTCGGGCCCGGTACGACGACCCCCAGAACAAGGCGCGCATGGTACGCTACCTCCTGGAACAAGGCGCAGACCCCAACATCGCAGATCGCCTGGGGCGCACGGCGCTCATGCACGCTTGCGCCGGAGGTGGGGGTGCCGCCGTAGCCTCGCTGCTCCTGGCCCACGGCGCAGACCCCTCTGTCCGAGATCACGCAGGCGCCTCCGCGCTTGTCCACGCACTGGACCGCGGGGACCGAGAGACCCTTGCCACGCTGCTGGATGCCTGCAAGGCCAAGGGCACGGAAGTCATCATCATCACAACCGACACCTCGCCTTCGGGCACCAAGAAGACCCGGCAGTATCTCAATTCTCCACCGTCCCCGGGGGTGGAGGAACCTGCTGCAGTTGCCCTTAGCCCGGGGGCCTGCACGTCGCCTTCGGAAATCCAACTGCAAACTGCAGGAGGAGGAGGGCGGGGGTTGTTATCCCCTCGCGCtcaagaggaagaggagaagcgGGACGTATTTGAATTCCCTCTTCCTAAGCCCCCCGATGACCCCTCCCCTTCTGAACCTCTTCCCAAGCCACCCCGTCACCCCCCAAAACCACTCAAAAGGCTCAACTCCGAGCCCTGGGGCCTAGTGGCCCCTCCCCAACCAGTCCCGCCTGCCGAGGGGAGGCCGGGGGTCGAACGCCTGACTGCTGAGTTCAATGGCCTGACGCTGACCGGTCGACCCCGTCTTTCTCGACGTCACAGCACGGAAGGCCCGGAGGATCCGCCTCCGTGGGCGGAGAAAGTGACGGGAGGCTGGGCTCTCTCTCGCCGAAACACCGCGCCAGAGGCTCAGGAGTCTGGTGCCCCTTCAGGGCTGAGGCAGAaactgagtcgaatggagccgGTGGAGCTCGACACCCCCGGACATCTTTGCCCCGACTCGCCAGAGTCTAGCCGCCTGTCCCTAGAGCGCCGCCGTTACAGCGCCTCCCCGCTGACCCTCCCTCCAGCCGGCTCGGCTCCCTCTCCGCGCCAGTCCCAAGAGAGTTTGCCAGGGGCTGTATCTCCGCTGAGTGGGCGGAGGCGGAGTCCTGGGCTGCTGGAGCGGAGGGGCTCGGGGACGTTGCTCCTGGACCACATCGCTCAAACGCGGCCGGGCTTCCTGCCCCCACTCAACGTCAGCccccatcctcccatccccgaCATTCGCCCCCAACCCGGAGGTCGGGCGCCTTCATTGCCCGCCCCTCCCCAAGCGGGGGCGCCAGGTTCTCCCAGGACCAAGCGCAAGTTGGTGAGGCGCCACTCCATGCAGACTGAGCAGATCCGCCTGCTAGGGGGCTTCCAGAGTCTAGGCGGGCCAGGGGAGCCAGGGCGCTGA